A region of Planococcus sp. MSAK28401 DNA encodes the following proteins:
- a CDS encoding YkvI family membrane protein yields MKRSLKIASAFIGIVVGAGFASGQEILQYFTSFGYWGAGGVLVATALFGYIGMILTRLGSRMQTTSHEDVVYRISGKWLGKVIDYTLILTLFGILVVMIAGAGSIFSQQFDLAPAFGRSIMIVLVIVTIMMNVKKVITVISSITPFLILMVVGIAIYSVITMDSSFSALDPVAKDQLSATPNWLLSAVNYVSLAIALGASMSLVMGGAEADEKVAARGGLIGGLGFGVLILLSYVAIFAKVDVVGGADLPMLAIGDDISPILGIIMAVVIFAMIYNTAVSMLLSFSARFTEIGTKKFRIFVIIAGLIAFALSFVGFTALVNYLYPAVGYLGLLLIGALILADIRKVGKNDKANRNKEATN; encoded by the coding sequence ATGAAAAGGAGCTTGAAAATAGCCAGTGCCTTCATCGGAATTGTTGTTGGCGCTGGCTTTGCGTCTGGACAGGAGATTTTGCAATATTTTACCAGTTTTGGCTATTGGGGAGCAGGCGGCGTCTTGGTTGCCACTGCCCTATTCGGTTATATTGGGATGATTTTGACGCGTCTCGGAAGCCGCATGCAAACTACTTCACATGAAGACGTGGTCTACCGCATTAGCGGGAAATGGCTCGGAAAAGTAATCGACTATACATTGATTCTGACCTTATTCGGTATTTTAGTTGTTATGATTGCGGGAGCCGGATCTATATTTTCCCAACAATTCGATTTGGCACCTGCATTTGGGCGCAGCATCATGATTGTATTGGTCATCGTGACCATCATGATGAACGTCAAAAAAGTCATCACTGTCATTTCCAGTATTACGCCGTTTTTAATTTTAATGGTGGTGGGGATCGCCATCTACAGTGTCATTACAATGGACAGTAGTTTTAGCGCACTCGATCCGGTAGCTAAAGATCAGCTATCGGCTACGCCAAACTGGCTATTGTCGGCAGTTAACTATGTGTCGCTCGCCATCGCTCTAGGAGCCTCGATGTCGCTCGTCATGGGCGGCGCCGAAGCAGATGAGAAAGTGGCAGCCCGCGGCGGGTTGATCGGCGGACTCGGTTTTGGGGTCTTGATCTTGCTTAGCTATGTGGCGATATTTGCGAAAGTGGATGTCGTCGGCGGAGCGGATTTGCCGATGCTTGCCATTGGGGATGACATTTCACCGATTCTCGGCATCATCATGGCAGTCGTCATCTTCGCGATGATTTATAATACGGCCGTCAGCATGCTGCTGTCGTTCTCTGCCCGGTTCACAGAAATCGGTACGAAGAAATTCCGGATTTTTGTTATCATTGCCGGATTGATCGCTTTTGCGCTCAGCTTCGTAGGGTTTACGGCTTTGGTCAATTATCTGTACCCGGCAGTCGGCTATCTCGGCTTGCTGTTGATCGGGGCCTTGATCTTGGCGGATATCCGCAAAGTCGGCAAAAACGACAAAGCCAACCGCAACAAAGAAGCAACAAACTAA
- a CDS encoding 3-hydroxybutyrate dehydrogenase has product MVDNKVVLITGAASGIGYEISVDFAKEGAKIVLTDINEEAVQRAADELKGQGFDCIGIKCDVTSEAEIKAAIDKTVETFGSLDVLINNAGMQHVSPIEEFPTEKYELLIKIMLVAPFIATKHAFPIMKKQGFGRIINMASINGLVGFAGKAAYNSAKHGVIGLTKVAALEGAEHGITVNAMCPGYVDTPLVRNQLGDLAKTRNVSLEKVLEEVIYPLVPQKRLLSVQEISDYTMFLASDKARGITGQAAVLDGGYTAQ; this is encoded by the coding sequence ATGGTAGATAACAAAGTGGTATTAATCACCGGCGCCGCAAGCGGCATCGGCTATGAAATCAGCGTGGACTTTGCTAAAGAAGGCGCAAAGATCGTGTTGACTGATATCAACGAAGAAGCAGTGCAACGAGCTGCGGATGAGTTGAAGGGGCAGGGCTTTGATTGCATCGGCATCAAATGTGATGTTACCAGTGAAGCAGAAATCAAAGCAGCTATAGACAAAACGGTGGAAACATTCGGTTCCTTGGATGTATTGATCAATAATGCGGGGATGCAGCACGTCTCGCCGATCGAAGAATTTCCGACCGAGAAATACGAATTGCTGATCAAGATCATGCTAGTCGCACCGTTTATCGCGACTAAGCATGCCTTCCCGATCATGAAGAAACAAGGCTTCGGGCGCATCATTAATATGGCGTCGATCAACGGCCTTGTCGGATTTGCCGGGAAAGCGGCTTATAATAGCGCTAAGCACGGTGTCATCGGCTTGACGAAAGTTGCGGCGCTAGAAGGTGCAGAGCATGGCATCACGGTCAATGCGATGTGCCCGGGTTACGTCGACACGCCACTCGTACGCAATCAGCTGGGCGATTTGGCGAAGACGCGCAATGTCTCGCTGGAGAAGGTTCTAGAAGAAGTCATTTACCCATTGGTTCCGCAGAAACGCTTGTTGTCTGTGCAGGAAATCTCCGACTACACGATGTTTCTCGCTAGCGATAAAGCCCGCGGCATCACCGGGCAAGCAGCGGTTCTTGACGGCGGCTATACAGCACAATAA
- a CDS encoding TVP38/TMEM64 family protein, translating to MDLAEFEQTIENFIGHAGLWAPLLFILLHLIRPLLFLPVIAVCIAGGFLFGFFQGAILSFIGLTLMSFISYMMINKFPRFRAKLAALKDKWFPDRTLTVSQVMILRVMPFVHFHLLSFYLMEMTNTRREYMYYSALGLIAPAVLYTAFGRAISQFPWYTTLSMFLLLAAIFSFIDKWQSRKHKLDKT from the coding sequence GTGGATTTGGCTGAGTTCGAGCAAACAATAGAAAACTTCATCGGCCATGCAGGACTTTGGGCGCCACTTTTATTCATTTTGCTCCATTTAATCCGACCGCTGCTGTTTTTGCCGGTGATCGCCGTATGCATTGCAGGCGGGTTTCTTTTCGGTTTTTTCCAAGGAGCTATCCTGTCTTTTATCGGATTGACGCTGATGAGTTTTATTTCTTATATGATGATCAATAAATTCCCCCGCTTTCGTGCCAAACTCGCTGCCTTGAAAGATAAATGGTTTCCCGACCGCACACTGACCGTTTCTCAAGTGATGATTTTGCGGGTTATGCCCTTTGTGCATTTTCACTTGCTGTCGTTTTACTTAATGGAAATGACTAATACACGCAGGGAATATATGTATTACTCCGCGCTCGGCTTGATTGCCCCAGCTGTTCTGTATACCGCTTTTGGCAGAGCCATTTCACAATTTCCTTGGTACACGACACTCAGCATGTTCCTATTGCTCGCTGCGATTTTCAGCTTTATCGATAAATGGCAAAGCCGCAAGCATAAATTGGATAAAACCTGA
- a CDS encoding alpha/beta fold hydrolase yields the protein MPIFTRNDISLYYEDIGSGQPLLLFHGLTSSSAMFYREINFFRTKRRIIALDSRGHGHSAKPDSYTLDNHIEDAAALLDHLGLESVDVLGVSMGSYIAQGLAARRPERVRKLLLVATKSYGEQSSMAELFERHEDEFNGLSIQDKLDKAQAYMFHRLTAVKKSQEKTAQNSPQLTLEQQGIASNALERFDLRPELPEISAETLVISGRYDELNPPDKGHETARLIQHASFMEFKRSGHAPNVEQPRLFLGIAENFLDD from the coding sequence ATGCCTATATTTACCCGAAACGACATTAGCCTGTATTACGAAGATATTGGAAGCGGCCAGCCGCTCCTCCTGTTTCATGGATTGACCAGCAGCTCCGCCATGTTTTACCGCGAAATCAACTTTTTCCGGACGAAGCGCCGTATCATTGCGTTGGACTCGAGAGGCCACGGTCACTCGGCAAAGCCCGATTCCTATACACTCGACAACCATATCGAAGACGCCGCTGCATTACTGGACCATCTAGGCCTGGAATCAGTTGATGTCCTTGGAGTATCCATGGGCAGTTATATCGCGCAAGGGTTAGCAGCGAGACGTCCTGAACGAGTACGCAAATTATTACTGGTCGCCACGAAATCCTACGGTGAGCAATCATCCATGGCTGAATTATTCGAACGCCACGAAGACGAGTTCAACGGCTTATCCATTCAGGACAAACTGGATAAAGCACAAGCCTATATGTTTCATCGCTTGACGGCCGTTAAGAAATCGCAGGAGAAAACGGCCCAAAATAGCCCCCAACTGACCTTGGAGCAGCAAGGCATCGCGTCAAACGCCTTGGAGCGCTTTGACTTACGGCCGGAACTTCCGGAGATTTCAGCAGAAACCCTGGTCATCAGCGGTCGTTACGATGAATTGAACCCGCCTGACAAAGGACATGAGACGGCAAGGCTCATCCAGCATGCCAGCTTTATGGAATTCAAGCGTTCGGGCCATGCGCCGAACGTCGAACAGCCCCGCCTGTTTCTCGGCATCGCCGAAAACTTTCTCGACGATTGA